TTGATTCGTCAGCGGGCACCTGACTTTATTGAGCGTTGGCAAAAGCAGCTGGGTGTGGAGCACTCGAAGTTTTTTGTACGTCGGATGAAGACCCGCTGGGGAAGCTGCAATCCGGTGCGGCGAACCATTCGGCTCAATACCGATCTCGCCAAAAAACCCATCGAGTGTCTGGAGTATGTGATTGTGCATGAGTTGATGCACCTCTTGGAGCCAACGCACAATGCTCGTTTTGTACGGCTGATGAATCACCATTTTCCCAGCTGGCAACAGTGCCGCAATTTGCTCAACCGCCTACCTGTCAGGCACGAAGATTGGAGGGTGTAGGCGGGTCGGATTTTATTTGGCAATCGGGCTCACGTTTTGCTACGATCCAAGGCATCGCGGGGAAGCTGGTTTTTCATCAGCTTTGGGCGATAGGTTTGTTTCGCCACGAGCCCGATATGCAGAGTCAGTCGTGGCTGGTGGTTTTCGGTTTGTTGTAGTTGGAAGGTTGTTTGGAGTATCCAGAGTCGGCGATTCCCAGGTGGATGCGTTTGGATACCTTGGTGAGGGGTGAACTCCTGAGTGTGGCAGCGTTGCGACAGCAGAGCGCAGTCCGAGCGGTAAGGCACGCACAGGGAGCGATCGCTTCTTGCGATTCAATTTGGCGCACGCGCGCAAGTGGGGCGTCGATTTGTGAATCCTGAGAGGTTGATGAGGTGTTGGTATGTACGTAGTCGAGAGGCTAGGTTTGTGAAGATGGTTTGCAACTGTTTACTGCTGAAACACTTGGCACGAATTTGGCGAGATCGTGACGGGTGCGGAAGGGGTGTGAGAAAGAGGCCCTTCGGGGCCGATTGAGACTTGTAGTTCGTACGGTGCTCTAACCAACTGAGGGTGTGAGAAAGAGGCCCTTCGGGGCCGATTGAGACGACGTCATACGCGTCGTGAGACGTTGGTACGCCAGTGTGAGAAAGAGGCCCTTCGGGGCCGATTGAGACCCAACCCGACTCAGGGAGATTCTGAAGAACGCTAAGGTGTGAGAAAGAGGCCCTTCGGGGCCGATTGAGACGCGCACCACCAAACAGATCTCACGAGAGTCGCGCTTAGTGTGAGAAAGAGGCCCTTCGGGGCCGATTGAGACTCTGGCTTCTCAGCCGGAGGCGCCTTTGGCTCCTGTGTGAGAATGAGGCCCTTCGGGGCCGATTGAGACGCCTCCGTCGGTGAGTTCTTGATGGCGTCATTTTCGTGTGAGAATGAGGCCCTTCGGGGCCGATTGAGACAGGAATTGTTTCCGCCGTTCTTCACGAGCTAAACGCTGTGTGAGAAAGAGGCCCTTCGGGGCCGATTGAGACTACGTCTCGAATGACCCGTGCGTGAAGTAACGGTGGTGTGAGAAAGAGGCCCTTCGGGGCCGATTGAGACCCGCCGCGATCGGAAAGTTCAATCCGTTCACGCCTGTGTGAGAAAGAGGCCCTTCGGGGCCGATTGAGACCCGACATCGCTGACATAGTATCGTGCAACTTCCTTACCCGTGTGAGAAAGAGGCCCTTCGGGGCCGATTGAGACCGCGGAGCGGCAACCGGGATGTCGATCCCGAGACGATCGGTGTGAGAAAGAGGCCCTTCGGGGCCGATTGAGACACTCGGGTTTGCGAAATCCTCATCGACACTGATTGCGTGTGAGAAAGAGGCCCTTCGGGGCCGATTGAGACGAAGGAATGTGCCTACGCGACTACTACACGGAATCGTGCGTGTGAGAATGAGGCCCTTCGGGGCCGATTGAGACTGCGTGAAATACCGATGGTACCCCACCGTCACCCGAGTGTGAGAATGAGGCCCTTCGGGGCCGATTGAGACTTCCCTTGCAGGAGGCTCACGGCTGTCATTGTTAGGTTTCGTGTGAGAAAGAGGCCCTTCGGGGCCGATTGAGACGGACTCCTCGTAACGGTCCTCCATGTCCTCACGGTGCAGGGTGAGAAAGAGGCCCTTCGGGGCCGATCTTTAAGCTTGCACCCAGACCAGTAGCAATTCCGTTCGATTCCGAGTACCACAGGAGAACGAAACCCCGCTGCCCAACCCAGGCACGAAACTATGCAGATCTTTCGCGTCCGCGTGCTACTGCGCATCAAAACCGCCACGCGGATGCACGCCCATCACGCTGCCATCTTGTATGCGCTGCTCTGCGAAGCTCACGCCGCTGCACACCAGATCGATCCCTGCATTCCCGATGGGCTCCTCCTCGATGCTCCCGAGCAAGCCAGGCTCATGCTCGCCGCTGGCAGCAAGTATGCCTTCGGCTTCACGCTCCTTGCGCCCACCGAGCGACAAGCCTGCACCGTGGTCGATCATCTCGTGCGTGGTCTGCGCAAGGTGGGACGCGCCAAAACCAAACCTAAGCCCGCTTTGGGTGGCAATTTTGAGGTCGAGCTGGTTGAAGATCTGGTAGCGAAGCAAACCCATCGCACCGGGCATCCACTGCAGCCGATTGCCATTGAGGCCATCACCCAAGAGATTGCCGCGCTTGAAGGTTTAGTGCAACTCACCTTACAATTCCATTCGCCCCTGCGAGCCCATCGTCCCAAGAAGGCACGACGCGATGGTCACCAGTTTTTTGATGATCACTATTTCCATCCGCAGGCACTATTGCACCGCTTGCAATCTCGGATCGAATCACTAGGCATCTGTCCCGCTCCGTTTCAGCCTCATCTTCGGCCCCAAGCGGCTGCCCCACTCGATGGCTGGCCCGAACCTGCTTCGCCACTACCGGAAGATGCAGCTGAACCCATCAGTCACTCCCCAATTCCCGCCGTTGTTTCGAATGAATTGGTTTGGCTCGACGTCTCGTATGGACCCCGGCACTCGCGCAAAACATTGGGAGGGGCCGTTGGATCGGTCAAGCTCGACGGACTTCAGCCTGCCACGATCGCCACACTTGTTTGGGGGCAGTATGTGCGCATCGGGGAGGGAACCCGGTTTGGTTTTGGGGCCTATCGCATCGCTGAGCTAGCAAGCGATCCCTATGTTTGCGAGCGTTCAACCCGCCTACTCGATCTTGCCACCGAGCATCCAGCACTCGACCAAGCTGCTTCGAAGTGGGATCTCGGTGGTGGTGAGGTTCAATCAGCGGCCCGTGATCTCGTGAAGGGAACCTATCAACCGCAGCCCTGCTTTCGCCTAGATATCCCCAAATCCAATGGCGACCGGCGTCAGCTCGCCATTCCCAGTCGACTCGATCGTGTGCTTCAGCGGAGCATCCTGGATGTGATTGCTCCAGCACTCGAGTTGTTCTTTGAAGAGTCGTCGTTTGCCTATCGTCGCGGTCTGGGGCGACACACCGCTGCGCGGCATCTGAGCCAAGCCTTTACCGATGGTTATCGTTGGGCTTTACACGCCGATTTCTTTGACTTTTTTGACACCATCGACCACAAACTATTGCGCCGTCGGCTCGCTGCCTATTTGGCAGATCCTAGCTTGGTAGAAGTTATCATGCGCTGGGTCGAAACCGGTGCGCCTCATCCAGACCATGGCATTCCAACCGGCGCACCTCTCTCGCCGATCTTGGCAAACTTGTTCCTCGATCAGTTTGACGAAGCGATGCACAGCGTGGGGCGTCGACTCGTCCGCTATGCCGATGATTTTGTCGTCCTCTTTCGCGATCAATCCGAAGCACAAGCAGTGATTAGTGAAGTACGCCAAGCAGCAGAGTCGCTTCGCCTGGAACTCAATCGCGACAAGACGCACACACTCCACCTCGCCACATCCTTTGACTTTTTAGGACTCCATTTCGAGCCTCGAGAAATTTGGGAGGTCACCACCATTGACGAGCCCCAGCTCATCGAGCAGCTGGGATGGAAAGAGCGCTCGCGCAAGCCCTCTGGTGGCGTGCTGCATCCTCTGCCAGGTGAAAGCCAACTAGCAACACCGCTTCCAGGTACTTTGATTGCAGGCCCTGGCATAGAAGAAATTCTCGTTCACGGCGATGTGCTTCAATTCAAACATCAAGATCAGCGTGGTATTGAATCGATCCCCTTGCACACGCTACGCGAGGTCGTTGTTCTAGGAGCGGTCTCGCTTTCCCACCGTGTACTATCTGCCATTCAGCAGAATGCTATCTCGCTGTTGCTTTTGGACGAGTCGGCAAATCGAACGGCATACATCGACTGTCAAAACGCCGAACCCGATTCAGCAGGAATTGAAGCCCAAGTTGATTTGATTCGAAATCCT
This window of the Pirellula staleyi DSM 6068 genome carries:
- the cas1 gene encoding CRISPR-associated endonuclease Cas1; the encoded protein is MQIFRVRVLLRIKTATRMHAHHAAILYALLCEAHAAAHQIDPCIPDGLLLDAPEQARLMLAAGSKYAFGFTLLAPTERQACTVVDHLVRGLRKVGRAKTKPKPALGGNFEVELVEDLVAKQTHRTGHPLQPIAIEAITQEIAALEGLVQLTLQFHSPLRAHRPKKARRDGHQFFDDHYFHPQALLHRLQSRIESLGICPAPFQPHLRPQAAAPLDGWPEPASPLPEDAAEPISHSPIPAVVSNELVWLDVSYGPRHSRKTLGGAVGSVKLDGLQPATIATLVWGQYVRIGEGTRFGFGAYRIAELASDPYVCERSTRLLDLATEHPALDQAASKWDLGGGEVQSAARDLVKGTYQPQPCFRLDIPKSNGDRRQLAIPSRLDRVLQRSILDVIAPALELFFEESSFAYRRGLGRHTAARHLSQAFTDGYRWALHADFFDFFDTIDHKLLRRRLAAYLADPSLVEVIMRWVETGAPHPDHGIPTGAPLSPILANLFLDQFDEAMHSVGRRLVRYADDFVVLFRDQSEAQAVISEVRQAAESLRLELNRDKTHTLHLATSFDFLGLHFEPREIWEVTTIDEPQLIEQLGWKERSRKPSGGVLHPLPGESQLATPLPGTLIAGPGIEEILVHGDVLQFKHQDQRGIESIPLHTLREVVVLGAVSLSHRVLSAIQQNAISLLLLDESANRTAYIDCQNAEPDSAGIEAQVDLIRNPESSLAIARQLISAKLHNYATLADAYPPKSHSGNAHRSLMRLAKDAQQASSLPELLGIEGSGAALWYGEIGMRLSPGFHWERRVAPNAHDPVNILLNLAQTVLYRMTQHAIAQAKLVDTLGFLHQPRAGHAALASDMQEPFRHLMDRAVLETVRRIRPEEFEPDERGPFPVRMKPRALRESLAWIHRILALPCNGAGQSSPTAYRLQIFKQVRSFRRFLMDPGGRFEPFRHP